The uncultured Hyphomonas sp. genome includes a region encoding these proteins:
- a CDS encoding SDR family oxidoreductase yields the protein MGRLAGKKALITAAGAGIGRAAAEAFAREGATVIATDIDVQPLSDLAWETGIASEQLDVTDRDAIADVCGRHPDIDILFNVAGWVHNGTIEACGPDDWDRSIRINLTSMYETSRAVLPNMLAKGGGVILNMSSVASSVSGVANRFAYSATKAGVIGLTKAIAADYVGRNIRCNAICPGTVDTPSLQERMKALGNYEEARGMFVERQPMGRLGNADEIANLAVYLASDESSFTTGAIHVIDGGWTN from the coding sequence GTGGGAAGACTTGCGGGAAAGAAGGCGCTCATAACGGCCGCAGGCGCAGGGATCGGCCGGGCCGCCGCCGAAGCGTTCGCGCGGGAAGGCGCAACGGTCATCGCGACGGATATCGACGTCCAGCCCCTGTCGGACCTCGCCTGGGAAACCGGCATTGCCAGCGAACAGCTGGATGTGACGGACCGGGACGCCATTGCCGATGTCTGCGGGCGCCATCCGGATATCGACATCCTGTTCAATGTTGCCGGCTGGGTTCACAACGGAACCATCGAAGCCTGCGGCCCTGACGACTGGGACCGGTCGATCCGGATCAACCTGACCTCGATGTATGAAACATCCCGCGCGGTCCTGCCGAACATGCTGGCGAAGGGCGGCGGCGTGATCCTCAATATGAGCTCTGTCGCCTCCAGCGTTTCCGGCGTGGCCAACCGGTTTGCCTATAGCGCGACGAAAGCCGGTGTGATCGGCCTGACCAAGGCGATTGCCGCAGACTATGTCGGCCGGAACATCCGCTGCAATGCGATTTGTCCGGGTACCGTCGATACGCCCTCCCTTCAGGAGCGGATGAAGGCGCTCGGCAACTATGAGGAGGCGCGCGGCATGTTCGTGGAGCGCCAGCCAATGGGGCGGCTCGGCAATGCCGACGAGATCGCGAACCTCGCCGTCTATCTCGCATCGGATGAATCATCCTTCACCACAGGGGCCATCCACGTGATCGATGGCGGCTGGACGAATTAG
- a CDS encoding L-rhamnose mutarotase, which yields MQRMAFMIRLKPEKMDEYRDLHANAWPGILKQITDSNIRNYTIFLRQPENVLVGIYEYHGDDYDADMAKMGEDPETQRWWALTDPCQMPLESAGPGEWWSPLEEVFHHD from the coding sequence ATGCAGCGTATGGCCTTCATGATCCGCCTGAAGCCTGAAAAGATGGACGAATACAGGGACCTGCACGCCAATGCCTGGCCGGGGATCCTGAAGCAGATCACCGACAGCAATATCCGCAACTACACGATCTTCCTGCGCCAGCCGGAAAACGTGCTGGTGGGAATCTACGAATACCATGGCGACGACTACGACGCAGACATGGCGAAGATGGGGGAAGATCCGGAGACGCAAAGATGGTGGGCGCTGACCGATCCCTGCCAGATGCCGCTCGAATCAGCTGGGCCCGGAGAGTGGTGGAGCCCGCTGGAAGAGGTGTTTCACCATGACTAG
- a CDS encoding amidohydrolase family protein, whose protein sequence is MTLVIDAHMHIWTLARGDYDWLTPDLGVLWRDFGIDDAWPEASEAGVSEVILVQAAATAEETDFMLSVAAKDDRVAGVVGWADFESPDAMQEIERLAADPMIVGLRPMIADIADPHWILNEAFTPVLKAMADKGLVFDGHARADLVPVMSDLASRHPGLQIVLNHAGKPQIADRTLDAWFDDIARLARHPNVACKLSGLLTEAGTRTDDAAIGEIVAHIGSCFGPERLMWGSDWPVLTLAGSYAAWGAQSARLIDRFFPDHSGMVRGGNARRIYLSGRSS, encoded by the coding sequence ATGACGCTGGTGATCGATGCCCACATGCACATCTGGACCCTCGCACGGGGGGACTATGACTGGCTGACGCCGGATCTCGGCGTGCTGTGGCGAGACTTCGGGATTGACGATGCCTGGCCGGAAGCCAGCGAAGCAGGCGTCTCCGAGGTGATCCTCGTGCAGGCCGCGGCAACTGCGGAAGAGACAGACTTCATGCTCTCCGTCGCGGCGAAGGATGACCGGGTCGCCGGTGTCGTGGGCTGGGCGGATTTCGAGTCCCCCGACGCGATGCAGGAGATCGAACGGCTGGCCGCGGACCCCATGATCGTCGGCCTGCGGCCCATGATCGCCGACATTGCCGACCCGCACTGGATACTGAACGAGGCTTTCACGCCGGTACTGAAGGCCATGGCGGACAAAGGCCTCGTGTTCGACGGTCATGCGCGGGCAGACCTCGTGCCGGTCATGAGCGATCTGGCCTCCCGGCATCCCGGGCTACAGATCGTGCTGAACCATGCGGGCAAGCCGCAGATTGCCGACCGGACCCTTGATGCATGGTTCGACGATATCGCCCGGCTCGCCCGTCATCCGAATGTCGCCTGCAAGCTCTCCGGCCTGCTGACGGAAGCGGGCACGCGGACGGACGATGCGGCCATCGGTGAGATCGTGGCGCATATCGGATCCTGCTTCGGGCCGGAGCGCCTGATGTGGGGCAGCGACTGGCCGGTGCTGACGCTTGCGGGCAGCTATGCGGCGTGGGGCGCCCAGAGCGCCCGCCTGATCGACCGTTTCTTCCCTGATCATTCGGGCATGGTCCGGGGCGGAAACGCCAGGAGAATTTACCTCAGCGGAAGGAGTAGCTGA
- a CDS encoding fumarylacetoacetate hydrolase family protein: MKLLRVGPAGHEKPCILDANGDIRDVSAFIDDWDGDAISDEVLKQVARLDLSGRPIIDPASRIGPCVSGVGKFVCIGLNYADHAAETGAEVPEEPVIFFKATSAICGPHDNLEIPRRSTKTDWEVELGVVIGKETKYVSEADAMDHVAGYCVVHDVSERGFQLEGTGQWVKGKSADTFGPIGPWLVTRDEIENPQDLSMWLDVNGTAMQRGSTKTMVFGIAHLVSYLSRFMSLQAGDIISTGTPPGVGLSMDPPQYLKRGDVVTLGIEGLGEQKQICVDG; this comes from the coding sequence ATGAAACTCTTGAGGGTCGGACCGGCCGGGCACGAAAAGCCCTGCATCCTGGATGCAAATGGCGATATCCGGGACGTGTCCGCATTCATCGATGACTGGGATGGCGACGCCATTTCAGATGAAGTGCTGAAACAGGTGGCCAGGCTGGACCTGTCCGGCCGGCCCATCATCGATCCTGCCAGCCGCATCGGGCCATGCGTTTCCGGTGTCGGGAAATTCGTCTGTATCGGGCTGAACTATGCAGACCATGCTGCCGAAACCGGCGCAGAGGTTCCGGAGGAGCCGGTCATCTTCTTCAAGGCCACCAGTGCTATCTGCGGCCCTCATGACAATCTGGAAATTCCCCGGCGGTCCACAAAGACCGACTGGGAAGTCGAGTTGGGCGTCGTGATCGGCAAGGAGACAAAATACGTCTCTGAAGCCGACGCGATGGACCATGTCGCCGGATATTGCGTCGTCCACGATGTATCGGAGCGCGGGTTCCAGCTGGAAGGCACAGGGCAATGGGTCAAAGGGAAAAGCGCCGACACGTTCGGCCCGATCGGCCCGTGGCTCGTCACGCGGGATGAGATCGAAAACCCGCAGGATCTCTCCATGTGGCTGGACGTGAACGGCACGGCCATGCAGCGCGGATCCACAAAGACCATGGTGTTCGGCATCGCCCACCTCGTCAGCTACCTGTCCCGGTTCATGAGCCTGCAGGCAGGCGACATCATCTCCACTGGCACACCGCCCGGCGTGGGCCTGTCGATGGACCCGCCGCAATACCTGAAGCGCGGCGACGTGGTCACGCTGGGGATCGAAGGCCTGGGTGAACAGAAACAGATTTGCGTCGACGGGTAA
- a CDS encoding aldo/keto reductase → MSGVRQLTLPDYGLGAAGLGNLYTAIPDDAAQQALDAAHAAGFDYIDTAPFYGHGLSEQRVGAYLAASGARPVLSTKVGRRLESANGRPVPDNGFAAPAPFIPQFDYSEAGIRAAFDGSRERLGVQSVDMLFLHDIGRMTHADAHEAVMAQAFEEALPAMEAMKSEGLTKWIGLGVNEIEVCEDVLARVRLDVLLLAGRYTLLEHDASTPFLNACEQAGVKIVIGGAFNSGLLAASGDEPLHYNYVEAPDWAVERVRKLRNVCTRYDVELPALALQFCRAHPAVASVIPGARTAAQVQQVSDWTRAKIDPDVWTALKEEGLISADAVVPS, encoded by the coding sequence GTGAGCGGCGTCCGCCAGCTGACCTTGCCGGATTACGGGCTCGGTGCGGCTGGCCTCGGAAATCTGTATACGGCGATACCGGATGATGCCGCGCAACAGGCGCTGGACGCTGCGCACGCGGCCGGGTTCGACTATATTGATACAGCCCCGTTCTATGGACATGGGCTGAGCGAGCAGCGCGTCGGCGCCTACCTTGCCGCTTCGGGTGCGCGGCCTGTTCTGTCTACCAAGGTCGGGCGGCGGCTGGAGTCTGCAAATGGCCGGCCGGTCCCTGACAACGGCTTTGCTGCTCCCGCGCCATTCATCCCGCAATTTGACTATTCGGAAGCCGGAATCCGTGCCGCCTTCGACGGCAGCCGGGAGCGTCTCGGCGTTCAGTCCGTCGACATGCTCTTCCTGCACGATATCGGCCGCATGACACATGCCGATGCGCACGAGGCCGTCATGGCGCAGGCGTTCGAAGAGGCGCTGCCCGCCATGGAGGCCATGAAGTCCGAAGGGCTGACCAAATGGATCGGTCTCGGCGTGAATGAAATCGAGGTCTGCGAAGATGTGCTTGCGCGCGTCAGGCTGGACGTCCTGCTTTTGGCGGGGCGCTACACCTTGCTGGAGCATGATGCCTCGACACCCTTCCTGAATGCCTGCGAGCAGGCGGGCGTGAAGATCGTCATTGGCGGCGCATTCAATTCCGGCCTTCTGGCTGCTTCGGGCGACGAGCCCTTGCACTACAACTATGTAGAAGCACCGGACTGGGCGGTGGAGCGGGTTCGCAAGCTCCGGAACGTCTGCACGCGGTACGACGTGGAACTACCGGCGCTCGCACTTCAGTTCTGCCGCGCTCACCCCGCCGTCGCGTCCGTCATTCCGGGGGCACGGACGGCGGCGCAGGTCCAGCAGGTAAGCGACTGGACGCGGGCAAAGATCGATCCGGACGTCTGGACGGCATTGAAGGAAGAAGGCCTGATCTCGGCCGATGCGGTGGTGCCGTCATGA
- a CDS encoding enolase C-terminal domain-like protein, translating into MITGIEARDIRFPTSRHFHGSDAMNPDPDYSCAYATLRMKGGDPDGNGLTFTIGRGNDLCVAAIEGLGRHLIGRQLDEFEEDLGLASRLLLNDSQYRWLGPEKGVVHLAAAALINAVWDALAKRAAKPLWRYVSEMAPERIVSAIDFRHMSDYLTEAEAMERLQQQAGGRAARTAELLRDGYPAYTTSAGWIGYTDEEIVRRLNAAYAEGWRHFKIKVGGDLNGDLRRCKLFRDTLGPDVRLSVDANQVWDVADAVTAIRAMAPYDIYWVEEPTSPDDVLGHKAIAEQVAPVLLATGEHAHNRVMFKQFLQAGAIGFCQIDSCRLAGVNEVLAVMMMADKAGVPVCPHAGGVGLCEYVQHLSMIDYVCISGTMEGRVIEHAAHLHQHFINPIETRNGRYIAPSAPGYSVDLYPESIADHEFPHGKEWAAEAVS; encoded by the coding sequence GTGATTACCGGTATCGAGGCGCGGGACATTCGCTTCCCGACATCGCGTCACTTCCACGGTTCGGACGCGATGAATCCGGATCCGGACTATTCCTGCGCCTATGCGACCCTCAGGATGAAGGGCGGCGACCCGGACGGGAACGGCCTCACCTTCACCATCGGACGCGGCAACGATCTCTGCGTCGCAGCGATTGAGGGGCTGGGCCGGCACTTGATCGGCCGTCAGCTGGACGAGTTCGAGGAAGACCTGGGGCTCGCCTCCCGACTGCTCCTCAATGACAGCCAGTATCGCTGGCTCGGCCCGGAGAAGGGCGTTGTGCATCTGGCTGCAGCCGCCCTCATCAATGCAGTGTGGGATGCCCTTGCCAAACGCGCGGCCAAGCCTCTGTGGAGATATGTCAGCGAGATGGCGCCGGAGCGTATCGTCTCGGCCATCGATTTCCGGCACATGTCAGACTATCTGACGGAAGCCGAGGCTATGGAACGGCTGCAGCAACAGGCTGGCGGCCGGGCAGCGCGGACGGCGGAGCTGCTGCGCGACGGATACCCCGCCTACACAACTTCGGCCGGCTGGATCGGGTACACGGATGAAGAGATTGTGCGCCGCCTGAACGCTGCGTATGCCGAAGGCTGGCGGCACTTCAAGATCAAGGTCGGCGGAGACCTGAACGGAGACTTGCGCCGCTGCAAACTGTTCCGGGACACGCTCGGCCCGGACGTGCGCCTCAGCGTCGATGCCAATCAGGTCTGGGATGTTGCCGATGCCGTCACGGCGATCCGGGCAATGGCGCCTTATGATATTTACTGGGTGGAAGAACCGACCAGTCCGGATGATGTGCTGGGCCACAAGGCGATTGCTGAGCAGGTCGCCCCCGTCCTGCTGGCGACCGGCGAGCACGCCCACAACCGCGTCATGTTCAAACAGTTCCTCCAGGCGGGAGCGATCGGGTTCTGCCAGATCGACTCCTGCCGCCTGGCGGGGGTGAACGAAGTGCTGGCGGTGATGATGATGGCTGACAAGGCCGGTGTCCCCGTCTGCCCGCATGCAGGCGGTGTCGGCCTTTGCGAATATGTCCAGCACCTCTCCATGATCGACTATGTCTGCATTTCCGGCACAATGGAGGGGCGGGTGATCGAGCATGCGGCGCACCTGCACCAGCATTTCATCAATCCGATCGAAACCCGGAACGGGCGCTATATCGCGCCATCGGCGCCGGGCTATTCGGTTGACCTCTATCCCGAGAGCATTGCCGATCACGAATTCCCGCACGGCAAGGAGTGGGCGGCGGAGGCCGTGAGCTGA
- a CDS encoding Coq4 family protein has product MTSQEDLKARFLRSVEKPVGREALTHLAQSCRSAGKRAAPEDHMDIAAALAHAAFLAPDRTAEAYDAVAEGWTGRAVKAAPIEPFDRAPEPVPVGLWDEYWGIVEDGLAGKLDALAITQRTASLGKYFTDQATARIGEMAHSFEGVTEAAARDIPELISLSTLAACPQGSLGREFHDLIVDNKFDLEVLDRSEISVQELPQPLAYLNTRMLQAHDLWHITAGYETTSLHEIAISAFQMAQFGHNYSAQFLSITAVISALSPPGGYPILMDTITSAWVHGRETPSMILIPWEEVWHEPVETIRQNYGIQPYDRLYPADLIEKVGTLSGGVSLFVSSLRRNLMALTGAFTPRRA; this is encoded by the coding sequence ATGACGTCTCAGGAAGATCTCAAGGCCCGCTTTCTCCGGAGTGTGGAAAAGCCGGTCGGCCGCGAAGCGCTGACACACCTGGCCCAGTCGTGCCGTTCGGCAGGCAAGCGCGCCGCTCCGGAAGACCATATGGATATTGCCGCGGCATTGGCCCATGCGGCGTTCCTTGCGCCGGACCGGACCGCGGAGGCCTATGACGCCGTGGCCGAAGGCTGGACCGGGCGCGCGGTAAAGGCTGCGCCGATCGAACCTTTCGACCGGGCGCCGGAGCCTGTTCCGGTTGGCCTGTGGGACGAATACTGGGGCATTGTCGAGGACGGCCTCGCCGGCAAGCTGGATGCCCTGGCGATTACGCAGAGAACGGCGTCGCTTGGCAAATATTTCACGGATCAGGCAACCGCCCGCATCGGGGAAATGGCGCATTCCTTCGAGGGCGTGACAGAGGCGGCCGCCCGGGACATACCAGAGCTGATTTCGCTCTCGACACTGGCAGCCTGCCCGCAGGGGTCTCTGGGGCGGGAGTTTCATGACCTTATCGTCGACAACAAGTTCGATCTGGAAGTGCTGGACCGGAGTGAAATATCCGTACAGGAATTGCCCCAGCCGCTCGCCTATCTGAACACGCGGATGCTGCAGGCGCATGATCTGTGGCACATCACGGCGGGGTACGAGACAACCTCCCTGCACGAAATCGCAATTTCCGCATTCCAGATGGCGCAGTTCGGGCACAATTATTCCGCTCAGTTCCTGTCGATCACGGCTGTGATTTCGGCCCTGTCGCCGCCGGGCGGTTATCCGATTCTGATGGATACGATTACGTCGGCCTGGGTGCATGGCCGGGAGACGCCCTCCATGATCCTGATTCCCTGGGAAGAGGTCTGGCACGAGCCGGTCGAGACGATCCGTCAAAATTACGGGATCCAGCCCTATGACCGGCTCTACCCGGCTGACCTGATCGAGAAAGTCGGCACGTTAAGCGGCGGGGTCAGCCTCTTTGTTTCCTCGTTGCGCCGGAACCTGATGGCGCTGACCGGCGCCTTCACACCGCGCCGCGCCTGA
- a CDS encoding alpha-L-fucosidase, which produces MRDESSNGTKPEQAYEATAESLSGHPVPDWFLNAKFGIFIHWGPYSIPAFAPHKVSMGDMGGGEQGSSFADTPYAEWYQNTMLFEDGATAKYHAETYGVDYPYERFGEAFNAALVDWDPVSWAQLFRRSGAGYVVLVTKHHDGFALWPSDVENPNRAGWHTERDVVGELAEAVRAEGLKFGVYYSGGVDWTFKHQRIESFADFMTSIPGEAEGYTDYATAQYEELIERYRPDYLWNDIAYPSAQASYDILARYYNVVPEGLTNDRWIAPDGQLPPDAFDKPEGLTGLLPPKPAVWDVRTPEYGMFDRILPFVWETTRGMGHSFAYNRNETEADYLTRDDLVGMLARAACFNGNVLLNVGPRGDTVIPPGQADRLEAAGAWLETVGPSVRGTRPVELPERDAGGVPVGAACGDGALYLHVFGVPEAKTLDVALPEGTGAITSVTQYGGKVTSWSVDNGRLTLTVPAWADTAVQSFKLEGGA; this is translated from the coding sequence ATGCGCGACGAATCCTCCAACGGTACGAAGCCCGAGCAGGCGTATGAAGCGACGGCGGAGAGCCTGTCCGGGCATCCGGTTCCGGACTGGTTCCTGAATGCCAAGTTCGGCATCTTCATCCACTGGGGGCCTTATTCCATTCCCGCCTTCGCGCCGCACAAGGTTTCGATGGGAGACATGGGAGGGGGCGAACAGGGCAGTTCATTCGCAGATACACCGTACGCCGAATGGTACCAGAACACGATGCTGTTCGAGGATGGCGCGACGGCGAAATACCATGCCGAGACGTACGGGGTGGACTATCCCTATGAGCGGTTCGGCGAGGCGTTCAACGCGGCGCTGGTCGATTGGGACCCGGTGTCCTGGGCGCAGCTGTTCCGCCGGTCCGGCGCGGGCTATGTCGTGCTGGTGACCAAGCACCATGACGGCTTCGCCCTGTGGCCGAGCGATGTCGAGAACCCGAACCGGGCCGGCTGGCATACCGAGCGGGATGTGGTCGGCGAACTGGCCGAAGCGGTGCGGGCCGAGGGGCTGAAGTTCGGCGTCTATTATTCCGGCGGCGTGGACTGGACGTTCAAGCACCAGCGGATCGAGAGCTTCGCGGACTTCATGACCTCGATCCCCGGCGAGGCAGAAGGCTATACGGATTATGCAACGGCCCAGTATGAAGAGCTGATCGAGCGCTACCGCCCGGACTATCTCTGGAACGACATCGCCTATCCCTCGGCGCAGGCGTCGTATGACATCCTTGCACGGTACTATAATGTCGTCCCGGAAGGCCTGACGAACGACCGCTGGATCGCGCCGGACGGGCAGCTGCCGCCAGATGCGTTCGACAAGCCGGAAGGCCTGACCGGGCTGCTGCCGCCGAAGCCTGCGGTATGGGATGTGCGCACGCCGGAATATGGCATGTTCGACCGGATCCTGCCTTTCGTGTGGGAGACGACGCGGGGCATGGGCCATTCCTTTGCCTACAATCGCAATGAGACCGAAGCCGACTATCTGACGCGCGATGACCTTGTCGGCATGCTGGCACGGGCGGCCTGCTTCAATGGCAATGTGCTGCTGAATGTCGGCCCACGGGGCGACACGGTGATCCCGCCGGGGCAGGCGGACCGGCTTGAGGCCGCAGGTGCCTGGCTTGAGACGGTGGGTCCGTCGGTGCGCGGCACGCGGCCGGTGGAGCTGCCGGAGCGGGATGCGGGCGGTGTGCCCGTCGGCGCGGCGTGCGGAGACGGCGCACTTTACCTGCACGTGTTCGGTGTCCCCGAGGCGAAGACGCTGGACGTCGCCCTGCCGGAAGGCACGGGCGCCATCACCTCGGTCACGCAATATGGCGGTAAGGTCACCTCCTGGTCTGTCGACAATGGCCGGCTCACTCTCACCGTCCCTGCATGGGCCGACACCGCCGTCCAATCCTTCAAACTGGAGGGTGGGGCGTGA
- a CDS encoding helix-turn-helix domain-containing protein encodes MAEAPYKAPALEKGLDILECLAGSRTPQSISDIARNLGRSRSEIYRMVVVLEMRGYVERTDDPEKLQLSNRLFEVGMRSPPKADLHQAALPVMSELASEMMQSIQLAVVSFDQIVVIARTESPDDVGFSVRLGHRRSIMKSASGVVLFSFATPFQREKMIADLKAGGVSAEEIETLQASVPSVLKAGQVSMPSRMVDGVTDIGAPIFDSASSGAVASLTVPFVVTRRAKVSLAEAPGMVAAAAARISAALGHVPAGTP; translated from the coding sequence ATGGCAGAAGCCCCCTACAAGGCACCCGCGCTGGAGAAGGGGCTCGATATTCTCGAATGCCTCGCCGGCTCGCGGACCCCGCAATCCATATCCGACATCGCGCGCAACCTTGGCCGGTCCCGCAGCGAGATTTACCGCATGGTCGTCGTGCTGGAGATGCGCGGCTATGTGGAGCGTACGGACGATCCGGAAAAGCTGCAATTGTCGAACCGCCTGTTCGAAGTCGGCATGCGCTCGCCGCCCAAGGCAGACCTGCACCAGGCGGCCCTGCCGGTCATGTCCGAACTGGCCTCGGAGATGATGCAGTCCATTCAGCTCGCCGTGGTGAGCTTTGACCAGATCGTCGTGATCGCCCGGACGGAAAGCCCGGATGATGTCGGGTTCAGTGTCCGGCTGGGGCACCGCCGGTCGATCATGAAGTCCGCTTCGGGCGTGGTCCTGTTCTCATTCGCCACGCCGTTCCAGCGCGAGAAGATGATCGCGGATCTGAAAGCGGGCGGCGTCTCGGCGGAAGAGATCGAGACCCTTCAGGCGAGCGTGCCGTCCGTGCTGAAGGCCGGGCAGGTGTCCATGCCGTCGCGCATGGTCGATGGCGTGACCGACATTGGCGCGCCGATCTTTGACTCGGCCAGCAGCGGGGCAGTGGCCAGCCTGACAGTGCCGTTCGTCGTGACCCGCCGGGCGAAGGTGTCGCTGGCCGAAGCGCCCGGAATGGTGGCGGCGGCGGCCGCGCGGATTTCCGCCGCGCTGGGCCATGTGCCGGCAGGCACGCCATAG
- a CDS encoding alpha-L-fucosidase produces the protein MSDKAVYQPTAENLSEHQVPDWFLDAKFGIFIHWGPYSIPAFAPHKLAIDKIDPADEKQGFANTPYAAWYQNTMLFEDGPTAKYHAETYGADYPYERFGEAFNAALVDWDPVAWAQLFRRSGAGYVVLVTKHHDGFALWPSDVENPNRAGWHTERDVVGELAEAVRAEGLKFGVYYSGGVDWTFKHQRIESFADFMTSIPGEAEGYTDYATAQYEELIERYRPDYLWNDIAYPSAQASYDILARYYNAVPDGLTNDRWIAPDGQLPPDAFDKPEGLTGLLPPKPAVWDVRTPEYGMFDRILPFVWETTRGMGHSFAYNRNETEADYLTRDDLVGMLARAACFNGNVLLNVGPRGDTVIPPGQADRLEAAGAWLETVGASVRGTRPVELPERDAGGVPVGAARSDGALYLHVFGVPEAQTLDVALPEGTGAITSVTQYGGKVTSWSVDNGRLTLTVPAWADTAVQSFKLEGGA, from the coding sequence ATGTCTGATAAGGCAGTTTATCAGCCTACGGCAGAGAATCTGTCAGAGCACCAGGTTCCGGACTGGTTCCTCGATGCCAAGTTCGGGATTTTCATCCACTGGGGGCCTTACTCGATTCCGGCCTTCGCCCCGCACAAGCTTGCGATCGACAAGATCGACCCTGCCGATGAAAAGCAGGGCTTCGCCAACACGCCGTATGCGGCCTGGTACCAGAACACGATGCTGTTCGAGGACGGGCCGACGGCGAAATACCATGCGGAGACGTATGGGGCGGACTATCCCTATGAGCGGTTTGGCGAGGCGTTCAACGCGGCGCTTGTGGACTGGGACCCGGTGGCCTGGGCACAGCTGTTCCGCCGGTCCGGGGCGGGCTATGTCGTGCTGGTGACCAAGCACCATGACGGCTTCGCCCTGTGGCCGAGCGATGTCGAGAACCCGAACCGGGCGGGCTGGCACACCGAGCGGGATGTGGTCGGCGAACTGGCCGAAGCGGTACGGGCCGAGGGGCTGAAGTTCGGCGTCTATTATTCCGGCGGCGTGGACTGGACGTTCAAGCACCAGCGGATCGAGAGCTTTGCGGACTTCATGACCTCGATCCCCGGCGAGGCGGAGGGCTATACGGATTATGCAACGGCCCAGTATGAAGAACTGATCGAGCGCTACCGCCCGGACTATCTCTGGAACGACATCGCCTATCCCTCGGCGCAGGCGTCGTATGACATCCTTGCACGGTACTATAATGCCGTCCCGGACGGCCTGACGAATGACCGCTGGATCGCGCCGGACGGCCAGCTGCCGCCAGATGCGTTCGACAAGCCGGAAGGCCTGACCGGGCTGCTGCCGCCGAAGCCTGCGGTATGGGATGTGCGCACGCCGGAATATGGCATGTTCGACCGGATCCTGCCTTTCGTGTGGGAGACGACGCGGGGCATGGGCCATTCCTTTGCCTACAATCGCAATGAGACCGAAGCCGACTATCTGACGCGCGATGACCTTGTCGGCATGCTGGCACGGGCGGCGTGCTTCAATGGCAATGTGCTGCTGAATGTCGGCCCGCGGGGCGACACGGTGATCCCGCCGGGGCAGGCGGACCGGCTGGAGGCGGCAGGCGCCTGGCTTGAGACGGTGGGCGCATCGGTGCGCGGCACGCGTCCGGTGGAGCTGCCGGAGCGGGACGCAGGCGGTGTGCCCGTCGGCGCGGCGCGTTCAGATGGCGCACTTTACCTGCACGTGTTCGGTGTCCCCGAGGCGCAGACGCTGGACGTCGCGCTGCCGGAAGGCACGGGCGCCATCACCTCGGTCACGCAATATGGCGGTAAGGTCACCTCCTGGTCCGTCGACAATGGCCGGCTTACCCTGACCGTCCCCGCCTGGGCCGACACCGCCGTCCAATCCTTCAAACTGGAGGGCGGGGCGTGA